In Saccharicrinis fermentans DSM 9555 = JCM 21142, a genomic segment contains:
- a CDS encoding ABC transporter ATP-binding protein, translating into MNISIQNLNKVYGNNYQALTDVNLNIEPGMFGLLGPNGAGKSTLMKILVTLLSPSTGEIMVNGMPLSKNRKEVRSMIGYLPQDFRFFAKLKTYEFLDYAASLAGITSRKERRNEVEKLLEQVGLYEVRNRYANKLSGGMKRRLGIAQAIVGDPKMVIVDEPTTGLDPEERIRFRNILTDLSQRDVIIILSTHIVGDISSTCTQMALLNEGKIGFKGSPNQFLEMSRGKVWRTHVNFDLMEEFKQKYPVITTIPDAKGYEVELIAPNSDDFEGLSIEPNLEHAYVYFMEYVAGQEKIMQP; encoded by the coding sequence TTGAATATATCTATTCAAAATCTGAACAAAGTATATGGTAATAACTATCAGGCGCTTACTGATGTTAACTTGAATATTGAACCAGGAATGTTCGGTTTACTGGGACCTAACGGTGCGGGAAAGTCTACCTTAATGAAAATTCTGGTTACTTTGTTGAGCCCTTCCACTGGTGAAATCATGGTGAATGGTATGCCACTGAGTAAAAATAGAAAAGAGGTAAGGTCAATGATTGGGTACCTACCGCAGGATTTTCGTTTTTTTGCTAAGTTAAAAACCTATGAGTTTTTAGATTACGCCGCTTCTTTAGCAGGTATTACTAGCCGAAAAGAGAGAAGAAACGAAGTGGAGAAACTACTGGAACAAGTGGGTTTATATGAAGTTCGCAATCGTTATGCCAATAAGCTTTCAGGTGGGATGAAACGTAGGTTGGGTATTGCGCAAGCCATTGTGGGTGATCCTAAAATGGTGATAGTGGATGAACCTACCACCGGACTTGATCCAGAAGAACGTATTCGTTTTAGAAATATACTGACCGACCTCAGTCAAAGAGATGTTATCATTATATTATCCACGCATATTGTGGGAGATATATCCAGTACATGTACACAGATGGCACTACTTAATGAAGGTAAAATAGGTTTCAAAGGTAGCCCCAATCAGTTTTTAGAAATGTCCAGAGGAAAGGTTTGGCGGACACATGTGAATTTTGACTTGATGGAAGAGTTTAAACAAAAATATCCAGTGATTACGACAATTCCTGATGCGAAAGGTTATGAGGTGGAGTTGATCGCTCCAAATTCAGACGATTTTGAAGGTTTGTCCATTGAACCAAACTTGGAACATGCTTATGTTTATTTTATGGAGT
- a CDS encoding Spy/CpxP family protein refolding chaperone: MKANKIVRLMIAVALVGVLIVGSAWGYNDQDGRRDRTGHGRFDAQKGLDLTDAQMKEIKALRISFTKEMTPVKNKIGIKMAELKAASTGDNVDTKKVNKLLEEIGELKTEVAKKSFTNRLKVRSLLSEDQKVMFDANAGRGHKGRHGKAMRQGKQPRQGAAHKGMRRQGGQDRRFGGADANCDVDLENNIQG; the protein is encoded by the coding sequence ATGAAAGCAAATAAAATAGTAAGATTAATGATTGCCGTTGCCCTAGTAGGGGTATTGATTGTTGGAAGCGCATGGGGTTATAACGATCAGGATGGCCGAAGGGATAGAACAGGACATGGTAGATTTGACGCACAAAAGGGGTTGGATTTGACAGATGCACAGATGAAGGAAATAAAAGCTCTGAGAATTTCCTTTACCAAGGAAATGACTCCGGTAAAAAATAAGATCGGTATTAAAATGGCTGAACTCAAAGCTGCTTCTACTGGAGATAATGTAGATACCAAAAAAGTCAATAAATTGTTGGAAGAAATAGGTGAACTTAAAACTGAAGTAGCTAAAAAAAGTTTTACTAACAGACTAAAAGTTCGTAGTTTATTGTCTGAAGATCAAAAAGTTATGTTTGATGCCAATGCCGGAAGAGGACATAAAGGAAGACATGGTAAAGCCATGCGCCAGGGTAAACAGCCTCGCCAAGGTGCAGCTCATAAAGGAATGAGGAGACAAGGAGGTCAGGATAGAAGATTTGGAGGCGCTGATGCCAATTGTGATGTGGATTTAGAAAATAATATTCAAGGATAA